In uncultured Ilyobacter sp., a genomic segment contains:
- a CDS encoding dipeptide/oligopeptide/nickel ABC transporter ATP-binding protein has translation MSKLFDIKNLTVEFNKGSFKALDELNLCLKKGEILGILGESGGGKSTLANSMTLLNDRYTGEILYKGKEIRSMNSREKKIFSKEVQLIFQDPYSSLNPKMRLKDIILEGAFIHGLIPKNACNGFVKKILKKVGLKENYLDRYPRELSGGERQKAAIARALALFPDVIIFDEATTNLDLVSQREILNIILELQKSGVTCAVISHNLPLINIISDRVIVINNGRIEEEGETEDIFSAPKSKYLKETINNKI, from the coding sequence GTGAGTAAACTCTTTGATATAAAAAATCTCACTGTTGAATTTAACAAAGGATCCTTTAAGGCCCTTGACGAGCTAAACCTCTGCCTAAAAAAAGGTGAGATACTCGGTATATTAGGAGAAAGTGGTGGGGGTAAGTCAACTTTGGCAAATTCCATGACACTTTTAAATGACCGGTACACCGGTGAAATACTTTATAAGGGTAAAGAGATAAGGTCCATGAACTCCAGGGAAAAAAAGATTTTTTCCAAGGAAGTTCAGCTTATATTTCAGGATCCATATTCCTCACTCAATCCAAAAATGAGATTAAAAGACATAATTCTTGAGGGAGCTTTCATTCACGGACTTATTCCAAAGAATGCCTGCAACGGTTTTGTAAAAAAAATTTTAAAGAAGGTGGGCTTAAAAGAAAATTACTTAGATAGATACCCCAGGGAACTCTCAGGTGGAGAAAGGCAAAAGGCAGCTATAGCAAGGGCACTTGCTCTTTTCCCAGATGTGATAATATTTGATGAGGCGACTACAAACCTAGACTTAGTGAGTCAAAGAGAGATATTGAATATCATCCTAGAACTTCAAAAGTCAGGTGTCACCTGTGCCGTCATATCACACAACCTTCCTCTGATAAATATAATCTCTGACAGGGTTATTGTCATAAACAACGGCAGAATAGAAGAAGAAGGTGAAACAGAAGATATTTTCTCAGCTCCAAAAAGTAAATACCTAAAAGAGACTATTAATAACAAAATATGA
- a CDS encoding FtsX-like permease family protein, translating into MILKMIFRNIFRYKKRTVLTLITMIVGIYLAILGEGLNSGLENQITDIYIKTDTSHYKIYGKDFYLEKDDNDQLEYPIENLEKVEKILKNKDYSKRLLFKGSITDGKEELIAQFIGVESPKENLVFERDKYMVEGSFVDDENSLVVGFEMARLLDLGIGNEVTIIARTASQSINAYSLVITGIIKTGNTLMDSSSIFIDLDFAHRFADTPFINDIAVKTLLTDEEVESLEKLQIDFIPWQEEIKDILRITSIRRKAFAIISMTILVMAGVTIANTMLMAMLERQKEIGIMMANGMNNREILLLFLGEGTFVGSLGSFIGFIFGGITTKYYQNNGIQIAIKSSDLGINIPFSDRLYLYFDLEKSLIIFIVGILFSAVASIYPAIKSIRLDPSEAIKDR; encoded by the coding sequence ATGATATTGAAAATGATATTCAGAAATATATTCAGGTACAAGAAAAGAACTGTTCTCACCTTGATAACAATGATTGTTGGAATATACCTTGCAATTTTAGGTGAGGGTTTAAATTCAGGGCTAGAAAATCAAATAACTGATATTTATATAAAAACTGACACATCCCATTATAAAATATACGGGAAAGATTTTTATCTAGAAAAAGATGATAATGACCAGCTAGAATATCCCATAGAAAATCTAGAAAAAGTAGAAAAAATACTAAAAAATAAAGATTACAGTAAAAGACTTCTGTTTAAGGGAAGTATAACTGACGGGAAGGAAGAGCTTATAGCTCAGTTTATAGGGGTCGAATCCCCAAAAGAGAACCTTGTATTTGAAAGGGACAAATACATGGTCGAGGGATCCTTTGTGGATGATGAGAATTCACTGGTAGTAGGATTTGAGATGGCAAGGCTACTGGATCTGGGTATAGGGAATGAAGTGACTATCATAGCAAGAACTGCATCACAGAGTATAAATGCATATAGTTTAGTTATAACAGGGATAATAAAAACCGGGAATACCCTTATGGACAGCAGCAGTATTTTTATTGATCTAGATTTTGCTCATAGATTTGCAGACACCCCTTTTATAAATGATATTGCTGTAAAGACTCTGCTAACTGATGAAGAAGTTGAAAGTCTAGAAAAACTACAGATAGATTTTATTCCTTGGCAGGAAGAGATAAAGGACATACTTAGGATAACTTCTATAAGAAGAAAAGCCTTTGCCATAATAAGTATGACCATTCTGGTCATGGCAGGTGTGACAATAGCCAATACAATGCTCATGGCCATGCTAGAACGTCAAAAAGAGATAGGCATAATGATGGCAAATGGTATGAATAACAGGGAAATTTTACTTCTCTTTTTAGGAGAGGGCACCTTTGTAGGAAGTTTGGGAAGTTTTATAGGTTTTATTTTTGGAGGTATAACCACTAAATATTACCAAAACAACGGAATACAAATAGCAATAAAAAGTAGCGATCTGGGAATAAACATACCTTTTTCAGATCGACTTTATCTTTATTTTGACTTAGAGAAGTCTTTAATTATATTTATTGTGGGAATTCTTTTTTCTGCAGTTGCTTCGATATATCCTGCAATAAAATCAATAAGATTAGATCCTTCAGAAGCTATAAAGGATCGGTGA
- a CDS encoding outer membrane lipoprotein-sorting protein codes for MKKYLIIYLIFPVFLFGITAEEILERVDYNMTPSSIKYSGEMIIHKKNKKFVKNMKIQAVGKDLAFIEFTSPPRDKGTKYLRNGENLWIFLPKADRTVKISGHMLRQNMMGSDISYEDQTDRSHLTDLYTSKILEESDNSYILELVAREGEDTAYYKRVIEVDKKNYILIKSEMYALSGKLLKVFYVDDAMWIGDRYYITKFRMEDKIKEDSYTEIISNNIIIDPDIPKSIFTLKNLERRN; via the coding sequence ATGAAAAAATATTTGATTATATATCTTATTTTTCCAGTTTTTTTATTTGGAATTACTGCAGAAGAAATATTAGAAAGAGTGGATTACAATATGACTCCTAGCTCTATAAAATATAGTGGAGAAATGATTATCCATAAAAAAAATAAAAAATTTGTAAAAAATATGAAGATTCAGGCAGTGGGGAAAGATTTGGCCTTTATTGAGTTTACATCACCTCCAAGGGACAAGGGAACAAAGTATTTGAGAAATGGTGAAAATCTTTGGATATTTCTTCCCAAAGCAGACAGAACTGTGAAAATATCCGGGCATATGTTGAGACAAAATATGATGGGAAGCGATATATCCTATGAAGACCAAACTGACAGAAGCCACCTTACAGACCTCTATACCTCAAAAATTTTAGAAGAGTCAGATAACTCCTATATTCTTGAGCTAGTTGCCAGAGAAGGAGAGGACACAGCCTACTACAAGAGGGTTATAGAGGTGGATAAGAAAAATTATATCCTTATAAAATCCGAGATGTATGCCCTTTCTGGGAAGCTTCTAAAGGTATTTTATGTAGATGATGCCATGTGGATAGGAGACAGATACTATATAACAAAATTCAGGATGGAGGATAAAATAAAAGAAGACTCCTATACAGAAATAATCTCAAATAATATAATTATCGATCCGGATATTCCCAAATCGATATTCACCCTTAAAAATTTAGAAAGAAGAAACTAA
- a CDS encoding ABC transporter ATP-binding protein has product MAIVSLKNIKKIYLKGALEVKALNGISLDIQKGEFTVLAGPSGSGKTTLLNIIGAMDRATSGEAVVDGVDLSLLKPKDASNFRREKIGFIFQDYSLIPVLTVYENVEFSLDLLGIHDKETKKEMVETILKEMDIYELRNRRPSEISGGQQQRVAVARALVKKPSIILADEPTANLDSVTGESILAMMKKLNEEHNITFIFSSHDLKIIEKAKRVVRLRDGIKEGDST; this is encoded by the coding sequence ATGGCTATAGTGAGTCTTAAAAATATAAAAAAGATTTATCTAAAGGGTGCTCTAGAGGTTAAGGCTCTAAATGGCATAAGTCTAGATATTCAAAAGGGTGAGTTCACAGTTTTGGCAGGACCTTCAGGATCAGGAAAAACTACTCTTTTAAATATTATAGGGGCTATGGACAGAGCTACCTCTGGCGAGGCTGTGGTAGATGGGGTTGACCTTTCCCTTTTAAAACCTAAGGATGCCTCGAATTTTAGACGAGAGAAGATAGGGTTTATATTTCAGGACTACAGCCTTATTCCTGTGTTGACAGTATATGAGAATGTGGAGTTTTCATTAGACCTTCTCGGGATTCATGATAAAGAGACAAAAAAAGAGATGGTGGAAACTATTTTAAAAGAGATGGATATTTATGAACTGAGAAACAGAAGACCCTCTGAAATCTCAGGTGGCCAGCAGCAAAGGGTCGCAGTGGCCCGGGCTCTGGTAAAAAAACCAAGTATTATATTGGCAGATGAACCTACTGCAAACCTAGACAGTGTGACAGGTGAGTCCATTCTTGCAATGATGAAAAAACTCAATGAGGAACACAATATAACCTTTATTTTTTCCTCTCATGATCTGAAAATAATTGAGAAAGCAAAACGAGTTGTAAGGCTACGAGACGGGATAAAAGAAGGTGACTCAACATGA
- a CDS encoding ABC transporter ATP-binding protein — translation MDKLLQIKNLSVKLGEKQVVKNLSLDIKIGEVVALVGESGSGKSTLARTIMGFEKNFKGEIFFKNRRIDMLSDREYSKIRGKKIAMVFQNSMNAFNPTIRTGSQIEEPLYIHTEEKKKSVFEKVSSALGKLNLDKKRAYSSFPHELSGGMKQRAAFAMGSICDPEILILDEVTTAIDIVNFRTIISSVKERKKKSGVLLITHNMNLARTLADRIAVIKNGVIIEEGENILNDPLHPYTKLLVSSELTTSCKRKKVKIPVYNKSDRESAGCPFAPNCFDAMKICIEEVGYEEKINNRIIRCWKYHPDCLRRKDCE, via the coding sequence ATGGATAAGCTCCTTCAAATAAAAAATCTTTCTGTAAAGCTTGGAGAAAAACAAGTGGTAAAAAATCTTAGTTTGGATATCAAAATAGGGGAAGTAGTGGCTCTGGTAGGGGAATCAGGGAGTGGAAAAAGTACCCTTGCCAGAACTATAATGGGATTTGAAAAAAATTTCAAAGGTGAAATTTTCTTTAAAAACAGAAGGATTGACATGTTAAGCGACAGAGAATATTCAAAAATAAGAGGAAAAAAAATTGCAATGGTCTTTCAAAACTCCATGAACGCATTTAATCCCACAATTCGGACAGGGTCTCAAATAGAGGAACCCCTATACATTCACACAGAGGAAAAAAAGAAGTCAGTTTTTGAAAAGGTATCTTCGGCCCTTGGAAAATTAAATTTAGACAAAAAAAGAGCCTATTCCTCCTTTCCCCACGAACTTTCAGGGGGAATGAAACAAAGGGCAGCCTTTGCCATGGGATCCATCTGTGACCCTGAAATTTTAATTTTGGATGAGGTTACAACTGCAATTGACATAGTTAATTTCCGTACAATTATTTCCTCTGTGAAAGAGAGAAAAAAGAAATCTGGAGTGTTGCTGATCACCCACAATATGAATCTTGCCAGGACTCTAGCAGACAGGATAGCAGTTATAAAAAACGGTGTGATCATCGAAGAGGGGGAAAATATCCTCAATGACCCTCTGCACCCCTATACAAAACTCTTGGTATCGTCGGAACTCACCACCTCGTGCAAGAGAAAAAAAGTAAAAATCCCAGTATACAACAAGAGTGACAGGGAATCTGCCGGATGCCCCTTTGCCCCAAACTGTTTTGACGCCATGAAAATATGCATAGAAGAAGTTGGCTATGAAGAAAAAATAAACAACAGAATCATTAGATGCTGGAAATATCACCCAGACTGTTTGAGGAGGAAAGATTGTGAGTAA
- a CDS encoding FtsX-like permease family protein, which translates to MFKIAFRNIFRNKRRSFLTLISTMVGIMGVTVGLGWVYGVERMFTEEGKKLTGIVRVTALDFQLKEKSLDTSSNVSSEEIRKYLIDFEGTAIGRIKFGAMIFSHDKDERAVGVGIEKEDRNIIGFDNFIYEGRFLDFEKNNEIIIGSKVREKLGLKIGDSVTVLTFTQDRSISALNYKIAGFYKMDNGRLNRSFYITLNDAQYLLDMEGAVTEFLLYPDAEKKSEDYKKILVSKLGKNYLVKLWSEIGINEYMSSVFPVVKFIFTVILSLLSGIGITNTMMMVVFERRKEIGVLKSQGMRNSEIRNLLCLEGGLIGAFASMLGIVTGGAVVYYFSVHGIRLGEVLETVSDVMNIQSTIYMFFSWRLLIFAFLLGSTVSVLVTFITVTPEIKKEAVDNLRSR; encoded by the coding sequence ATGTTTAAAATAGCATTTAGAAATATTTTTAGAAACAAAAGAAGGTCTTTTCTCACATTGATCTCTACCATGGTGGGAATAATGGGAGTCACAGTCGGCCTAGGCTGGGTATATGGAGTGGAAAGGATGTTTACAGAGGAGGGGAAGAAACTTACTGGGATTGTGAGGGTGACTGCTCTGGATTTTCAGTTAAAAGAAAAATCTCTAGACACATCCTCTAATGTATCTTCTGAGGAGATTCGAAAGTATCTTATAGACTTTGAGGGAACTGCCATTGGAAGGATAAAATTTGGTGCAATGATTTTTTCCCATGATAAAGATGAGAGAGCAGTGGGAGTTGGGATTGAAAAAGAGGACAGAAATATAATTGGATTTGATAATTTTATTTATGAGGGGAGATTTTTAGATTTTGAAAAAAATAATGAGATAATAATAGGAAGCAAGGTGAGAGAGAAACTCGGTTTAAAAATCGGGGATTCTGTTACTGTCCTTACCTTTACACAGGACAGGTCAATTTCGGCTCTTAATTATAAAATAGCCGGATTTTATAAGATGGACAACGGACGACTCAACAGGAGTTTTTATATTACCTTAAATGATGCCCAGTATCTGTTGGATATGGAAGGAGCGGTGACTGAATTTCTCCTCTATCCCGACGCAGAAAAAAAATCAGAAGATTATAAGAAAATATTGGTGTCTAAACTTGGGAAAAATTATCTGGTAAAACTCTGGAGTGAGATAGGGATAAACGAATATATGTCCTCGGTTTTTCCAGTTGTAAAATTTATATTCACAGTAATCTTGAGTCTACTTTCAGGAATAGGTATCACAAACACAATGATGATGGTGGTTTTTGAAAGAAGAAAAGAGATAGGAGTCCTAAAGTCCCAGGGGATGAGAAATAGTGAAATAAGGAATCTTCTCTGTCTCGAGGGGGGGCTTATAGGGGCTTTTGCATCTATGCTTGGAATTGTAACAGGAGGGGCTGTTGTATATTATTTTTCAGTCCACGGTATAAGGCTCGGGGAAGTTTTAGAGACTGTTTCTGATGTGATGAATATTCAGAGTACTATTTATATGTTTTTTAGCTGGAGGCTTCTTATCTTCGCTTTTTTACTGGGATCTACGGTATCCGTCCTGGTAACTTTTATAACTGTAACTCCAGAAATAAAAAAAGAAGCTGTGGATAATCTTAGAAGCAGGTAG